A single region of the Musa acuminata AAA Group cultivar baxijiao chromosome BXJ1-11, Cavendish_Baxijiao_AAA, whole genome shotgun sequence genome encodes:
- the LOC135596632 gene encoding GATA transcription factor 1-like, with the protein MALSEKAMTEPLEEETAAEACFADELLFMDFTSDPYHPPLEAASSSAATAAAGELQLHALLFQELFDPSGDGLPGLPTEGGDGGDEEEEELEWLANKDAFPALETSFEIPAPSRSGGGSGGGGSGIEAGAAMCAVGERPSPVSVLAAAASFSAPVRPRSKTRRRGRRVPTCFPPKPAAMAGAKRVCTLERRRCRHCQAEETPQWRAGPEGPKTLCNACGVRFKSGRLVPEYRPASSPTFSAAIHSNSHRRIVEMRRQKAVCERRSTTAPRRPSLLLR; encoded by the exons ATGGCGCTCTCAGAGAAGGCGATGACCGAGCCATTGGAGGAGGAGACCGCAGCGGAGGCGTGCTTTGCCGACGAACTCCTGTTTATGGACTTCACATCCGACCCTTACCATCCGCCACTTGAGGCGGCGTCATCCTCGGCCGCCACAGCTGCCGCAGGGGAGTTGCAGCTCCACGCCCTCCTCTTCCAGGAATTATTCGACCCGTCCGGAGATGGCCTTCCG GGGCTGCCGACGGAGGGAGGAGATGgaggagacgaggaggaagaggagctcGAGTGGCTCGCGAACAAGGACGCGTTTCCGGCGCTGGAGACGTCGTTCGAGATTCCCGCCCCCTCccgcagcggcggcggcagcggcggcggagggAGCGGAATCGAGGCCGGGGCCGCAATGTGCGCGGTGGGGGAGCGGCCGAGCCCTGTTTCGGTCCTGGCGGCCGCGGCTTCGTTCTCCGCGCCGGTGCGTCCGAGGAGCAAAACACGGAGGCGGGGACGGAGGGTGCCAACCTGCTTCCCCCCGAAGCCAGCCGCCATGGCCGGAGCGAAGAGGGTGTGCACCCTAGAGCGGCGGCGGTGCAGGCACTGCCAGGCGGAGGAGACGCCGCAGTGGCGGGCGGGGCCGGAAGGGCCGAAGACGCTCTGCAACGCGTGCGGCGTGAGGTTCAAATCCGGTCGTCTGGTCCCAGAGTACCGGCCGGCGAGCAGCCCCACCTTTTCCGCCGCCATCCACTCCAACTCCCACCGCCGCATCGTGGAGATGCGCCGTCAGAAGGCTGTCTGCGAGCGGCGGAGCACCACGGCGCCGCGCCGTCCCTCGTTACTCCTCCGTTGA